A genomic window from Quercus lobata isolate SW786 chromosome 10, ValleyOak3.0 Primary Assembly, whole genome shotgun sequence includes:
- the LOC115964563 gene encoding uncharacterized protein LOC115964563 — MKEQMEVMMNALKGRVSSDLDDLVNRTDSPFTTSVNSFPLPQKFQMPQIESYDGVKDPLDHLETFKTLMHLQGVPEEIMCRAFPTTLKGPARVWFSSLTPNSINTFKELSALLTSHFIGGHRYKKSTTCLMNIKQQEDKMLRAYITRFNKEALSIDEADDKILVAAFTSGLRKGKFLFSLYKNDPKTMTDVLYRATKYMNAEDALLAREERPKKRERQEDTRQDRGRKVAKTGDRHDEKCSRPPTRRFTNFTPLTAPIDQVLM; from the coding sequence atgaaggagcagatggagGTCATGATGAACGCCCTCAAGGGGCGAGTATCTTCTGATCTCGACGATTTAGTGAACAGGACCGACTCACCATTCACCACGTCTGTCAACTCATTCCCCCTGCCACAAAAGTTCCAGATGCCGCAGATTGAAAGTTACGATGGGGTCAAGGATCCACTCGATCAtttagagaccttcaagaccctgatgcaccttcagggcgTACCAGAAGAGATCATGTGCAGGGCGTTCCCGACCACGCTGAAGGGGCCTGCGAGGGTCTGGTTCAGTAGTTTGACACCAAACTCCATCAATACTTTCAAGGAGTTAAGCGCCCTGCTCACCTCACACTTTATAGGCGGACATCGATACAAAAAGTCCACCACTTGCTTAATGAACATCAAGCAGCAAGAAGACAAGATGCTGCGAGCCTATATAACTCGTTTCAACAAAGAAGCCCTTTCGATTGACGAAGCTGACGATAAAATACTCGTAGCCGCGTTCACTAGCGGGCTACGGAAGGGTAAGTTCTTATTTTCCCTATACAAGAATGACCCAAAGACCATGACGGACGTCCTCTACAGGGCtaccaagtacatgaatgcagaGGATGCGCTGCTGGCCCGCGAGGAAAGGCCTAAGAAGAGGGAAAGGCAGGAAGACACGAGACAAGACAGGGGGCGAAAGGTCGCTAAAACCGGGGATCGACATGATGAAAAGTGCTCCAGACCACCCACTAGAAGGTTCACCAATTTCACCCCGTTAACTGCCCCAATCGACCAAGTATTAATGTAA